One Stenotrophomonas oahuensis genomic region harbors:
- a CDS encoding alpha/beta fold hydrolase → MTDRIPLLLLPGLLNDAELWREQIAALSDIASCTVGDQTRGETMQAVVDDVLAQAPAQFALAGFSLGGFVAQQILRTAPERVLRLALIDTSIHADSPERAAQRRSQQASVRLPGKFHGFGDTLMRSYIDASRLDDYVLVQRVRDMTARLGAEVFLRQSALERVDGHDVLATYRDPLLILCGANDRITSPAISEEMHALAPHSTLQIIPDCGHLAPMEQPETVNAAMRTWLT, encoded by the coding sequence ATGACTGACAGAATCCCCCTGCTTCTGCTCCCGGGCCTGCTCAACGACGCCGAACTCTGGCGCGAGCAGATCGCCGCACTCTCCGACATCGCCAGCTGCACCGTAGGCGACCAGACCCGCGGTGAAACCATGCAGGCCGTGGTTGATGACGTACTGGCCCAGGCCCCGGCCCAGTTCGCTCTCGCCGGCTTCTCACTCGGTGGCTTCGTCGCCCAGCAGATCCTGCGCACCGCGCCCGAACGGGTGTTGCGCCTGGCCTTGATCGACACCTCGATCCACGCTGATTCCCCCGAGCGTGCTGCCCAGCGCCGCAGCCAGCAGGCCAGCGTGCGCCTGCCAGGCAAGTTCCACGGCTTCGGCGACACGCTGATGCGCAGTTACATTGATGCCTCACGGCTGGATGACTACGTGCTGGTGCAGCGTGTGCGCGACATGACCGCGCGGCTCGGCGCGGAGGTATTCCTGCGCCAGAGCGCGCTGGAACGGGTGGACGGGCACGATGTGCTGGCCACCTATCGAGATCCGCTGCTGATCCTCTGCGGTGCCAACGACCGCATCACATCGCCGGCAATCAGCGAAGAGATGCATGCGCTGGCACCACATTCGACGCTGCAGATCATTCCCGACTGCGGCCACCTGGCCCCGATGGAACAGCCTGAAACCGTCAACGCCGCCATGCGCACCTGGCTCACGTAG